In Thiofilum sp., the genomic window GCAGTGAATTAGAGAGAGAAATAACCAAAAGAAAGAGAAGCAAGAAAAGAGTAAGTAATATAAGAAACTGATTTATAAATATTTTATTATCTTTCTTACTATTGGGTATCTCTTACTTCCTAAGTGAATGCAGAGTTCCGTAAAAAACGCGGTTACATCGGTTACATCGGTTACAACTTTGATTTATAAGGATATTTTTAGCCTATTTTTGTAACCGCTGATTTTTACTATCGGTTACACGGTTACATGACTTAGGCTTATGTTTTAACCACTGGACTGCTTACCCATGAAAGCCCCTCAAACGCTCTTAGAAACGATTACCCGCTTATGGCTAGGTGGCATAGTTTTAGTAGTATCTATGCTGGCTATCGTGCCTAGAATTGGCTTAGTGCTAACCCTGTTACTGATAGCAGGCTTGCTGATATTGCCTAAACCTATTGGGGGCGATGCGTACCAACAGCGGATAGATACCTATGGACTCCTACTAGGCTTGATGCTGTTGGTAGTGTTGGCGGGGTATTGGTTAGTGAACTGATATGAAACCGCCTTTTTTATAGGCGGGAAAAACGGGAAAATGACCTAATAACCCGCCCCCAACGAGAGCGGGAATTGATCAATGAGTGTAGGCAGCATTTTATCACTACACTTTAAAATAGTATAATCAAAGCATTGATCAAGTGAGGTTTTATTATGGCAACCCTTCAAATTATTAACTTAGAACAAGGCATTCAGACCGCTAATAATCTCCTAGCTCCTAAAGTACAACGCGGGTACGTGCACTACTCCGATGCGGTCGAGGTATTGCGTAAAGCGGGCATTAAATGTCCCCAACGGCAACCCGATGCGTTACAACGTATGCACGGTGATAATTACATCAATGTTTCAAGCGTCGCTACGTTCCTAGGTGAGGCGCTTTTATCCGACGCGCTCAAAGCCGCTAAGGACGCTAAGACCGTACCTGCAACCAACCCGACACCGTGGGCATGAATCGGACAAATCAGACACTATGCAGAAAAAAAGCGATCTTTTTAAGGAGTTACCCGCTTTCGCGTTTGAGCTGTTCGAGTTTGAGCTGTTCGAGTTGCCAGCGTTTGAGCTGTTCGAGCTGCCAGCGTTTGAGCTTGACCCCTCAGCTTGGGAGTGGGAACCAAACCCTGATTTTAACCTAGATGCTGCCCTTGCTTGGGAGTGGGAACCAAACCTTGATCTTGCGCCCCCTGATTTTAACATCGACCTAGGTGTCGACTTTGACCTAGACGCAGCATTCAAAACTTTCTGCGATACCCCGTTTTTTTGGGAAAAAAAGCCCTAAAACCTAATTGCGAGGGTATTGTGAGGCAATTGTTGAGCGGTCAAGCACTGGTTAAACCTTGGCAAAACCCCATGAGAGCTAATTGTGAGCTAATTGGTGAAGCAAAGAACCTGACAAAACCTGACATTCGACCTGAAAAATCAGCACGGAAACTAACAATTACTAACAGGTGCATCCAAAACGGGAGGCGCACCGCCTGAACGATACTGGTAACCTCACTCTAAACAGCGTCCCCAATTTTGGGGGCGCATGTGGTCACTTCATTTGACGTTTTCCCCTGAATCCTGCTATCTATCAAGCGCTTAACGTGGTCACTTGGTGGCAACTTCCTGCACGGTTTTGGCGGGAATCCCTTTAGCTATCAATGGGCTAAGGTGGCAACTTGCGATGGTGACTTATTGCCTATCTTTTGCCTAAAACCCGTGATTAATCATGAGGCTAGGTTGGTGACTTAATCTTTTCAATGTCAACAAATGTCAACAACCCTAGGGGCGTGATTACCCCAAGATTACCCCAAGATTACCCCAAGATTACCCCAAGATTACCCCAAGGTTTTACAGCAAGATTACAACAAGGTTTTACCCAATAACGGTAAGTTTACGGTAAGGTTTTTAGCGTTCCTGAATAATCAGGCGCGTACTCCTGAATAATCAGGAGATCACACTGGTTTAGGCGAATTAGTGCAAGGTTAGTACAAGGTCTTTGCCTCATAACGTCAAGGTTTGGGCAACCTAAGACCGGATACAACCCGCCCCCACCTCTAGGCTTATCAAGCACTTGCACCCTGATTAGGGGCAAAATAGACCGTATTTAAGACCGGATACCACCCTCAGTCTGTGCCTTGTTACGAAATAGCAGTACTGTTAATTCGCAACACCTAGGGAGCTGCACCTTATTCAAATAATTCTGAGTGTGTACCTGTTCGCACAAACACTATCAACTCTGGTGTGGTTAAGCTCTCTAGGCGGTAAATGAGTAAAAAATCTCCCCCTATGTGACATTCTCTATGGTCTTTCCATTCGCCTGTTAGCTCATGGTCTAACCATTCTTCACCCAAAGGCGCATCATTCGCTATCAGCAATAACATAGCCTCTTTTAGCTTATGCAAATCGTAGCGACCAGAACGAGATAAACGCTCCCAGTCTTTGAGAAAGCGCTTGGTATAATCGCACGCTCTAGGGAATGAAGCGCGTTTAGTGTTGGCTGGTTTTTTCAATGTCATGGAATAAATCCTGTGCATTGTTAAAACGTGCCTTGGTAATCAATCTAGCTTCCTCCATAGCCTCGCGTGTCTCTGCATTAGGAACTTTCAGGGTAAAGGGTATTTGCTGTTCAGCGACCACACGGGTTAAGAATACCCGTACCGCCTCCGATACAGATAAACCCATAGAGGCTAAGGTTGCGTTAGCAGCGTCTTTTAAGTGCTCATCAATGCGTATATGCAGCATGGTAGTAGGCATAATGCCCCCTTTATAGGCTTAGTATTCACTACATTGTATCTCAAATGAGTAACACTTAGAGCGCTTTTTATCGGAATTATTGCAAACAACATACCGACACAAGAGAGAACTCTAGCCTAGTGGGGAGCTGCACCTTTTACTCATGAGCTTCTGGGAAGTACTCCACGTCCATCAATTGCTCAAAACTCCAAGGATTTTCAGACGGGAATGTGTGACGGGGTAAGCCTGTTTCATCTTCTGCATCAT contains:
- a CDS encoding type II toxin-antitoxin system YafQ family toxin → MTLKKPANTKRASFPRACDYTKRFLKDWERLSRSGRYDLHKLKEAMLLLIANDAPLGEEWLDHELTGEWKDHRECHIGGDFLLIYRLESLTTPELIVFVRTGTHSELFE
- a CDS encoding type II toxin-antitoxin system RelB/DinJ family antitoxin; this encodes MPTTMLHIRIDEHLKDAANATLASMGLSVSEAVRVFLTRVVAEQQIPFTLKVPNAETREAMEEARLITKARFNNAQDLFHDIEKTSQH